The proteins below are encoded in one region of Paeniglutamicibacter cryotolerans:
- the bcp gene encoding thioredoxin-dependent thiol peroxidase — MTVPATRLNAGDTAPDFTLPDANGEELSLSSLLGKKAIVYFYPAASTPGCTKQACDFRDSLASLAAAGFQVVGISPDAPAKLATFTAQEELTFPLLADEDHAVAEAYGAWGEKKNYGRTYEGLIRSTIVIDEAGKVELAQYNVRATGHVAKLRRDLGVESE, encoded by the coding sequence ATGACCGTACCCGCTACCCGCCTGAATGCCGGGGACACCGCCCCGGACTTCACCTTGCCCGATGCCAATGGCGAGGAACTCTCCCTGTCATCGCTGCTCGGCAAGAAGGCCATCGTATATTTCTACCCGGCCGCCTCCACCCCGGGCTGCACCAAGCAGGCCTGTGACTTCCGCGACTCGCTGGCCTCGCTGGCCGCCGCCGGCTTCCAGGTCGTGGGCATCTCCCCCGATGCGCCGGCCAAGCTCGCCACGTTCACGGCCCAGGAGGAGCTGACCTTCCCGCTGCTGGCCGACGAGGATCACGCGGTGGCCGAGGCCTACGGCGCCTGGGGTGAGAAGAAGAACTACGGCCGCACCTACGAGGGCCTGATCCGCTCGACCATCGTCATCGACGAAGCAGGCAAGGTCGAACTCGCCCAGTACAACGTGCGCGCCACCGGCCATGTTGCCAAGCTGCGCCGTGATTTGGGAGTCGAATCGGAGTAA
- a CDS encoding PadR family transcriptional regulator yields MLILALLSEAESYGYELVTRLHGAGLDGISPGTVYPVLTRLEREGRLTSQLVASAAGPARKYYLATAEGLNALATIHDEWNALVAVVEQILPTKEAP; encoded by the coding sequence ATGCTGATTCTCGCCCTGCTCTCCGAAGCGGAGTCCTACGGCTATGAACTGGTTACCCGTTTGCATGGCGCCGGCCTTGACGGGATCTCGCCCGGAACGGTTTACCCGGTCCTCACCCGACTTGAGCGCGAAGGTCGCCTGACCTCTCAACTTGTTGCTTCCGCAGCAGGTCCTGCGCGAAAGTACTACCTCGCGACCGCCGAGGGACTCAATGCCCTGGCCACTATCCACGACGAATGGAATGCGCTGGTTGCCGTCGTCGAGCAAATCCTGCCCACCAAGGAGGCGCCTTGA
- a CDS encoding ABC transporter substrate-binding protein gives MQNTTDGPMEPSRRAVLGFGFGAIALALAGCTATPPSPNGDPAARPDLRPFSFGTAADPLTLDPALAADNESFRITRQIFEGLIGLDSETGSPIPSLATEWLVSDDGLDVRFTLRQGVRFHDGTEFNAAAVVANFKRWAALPAPESGRSALGFEAVFRHHEDLPVIPTKPPAEPEPDPDATDAENAAAIAAWEKMVQDNKDTAAALDAFPFTGRSFGGSASYYGGIKAVDDSTVILTLRRPLTGLIDALTLPGFGLASPLALITLDANTVNPATGLSSFGKSPVGTGPYRFESWNGGTVNLDRNTEHWLLAEEKAAGLDKESTRPEVLHFIEHRTPSGRLRALLRKDIDGFDMVTVDGLRDLVREGQLIVQRDPFSVSYLGMNSANAQLADPIVRQAIAHAIDRQKLIGQFYIDGTKEARGFVPPSLGIKTSDTYYGYDLPKAKELLAQSGYTGEPIPFLYPLNIARAYLPLPELIYAELSRQLTAAGLNIVPVPIDWSKGYLTSVLSGEHPGLHLLGYNGSYRDPDDFVGSLFGSKRNEFGYNSPAARAQILLARSMPNGPERVAAYEQLSDLLATDLPAIPLTFPISALAFADRVRSYPSSPVLDEVFDKVTLTT, from the coding sequence GTGCAGAACACCACCGACGGTCCCATGGAGCCCAGCCGCCGAGCGGTCCTGGGATTCGGCTTCGGTGCCATCGCGCTGGCCCTGGCGGGCTGCACCGCGACACCGCCCTCGCCCAACGGCGATCCCGCCGCACGCCCAGACCTCCGTCCGTTCTCCTTTGGCACGGCGGCAGATCCACTGACCCTCGATCCGGCCCTGGCCGCCGACAACGAATCGTTTCGGATCACGCGGCAGATCTTCGAGGGCCTGATCGGACTCGACTCGGAAACCGGTTCCCCGATCCCGTCGCTGGCCACCGAATGGCTGGTGAGCGATGACGGGCTGGACGTGCGCTTCACCCTGCGCCAGGGCGTCAGATTCCACGACGGAACGGAATTCAACGCGGCAGCCGTCGTGGCGAACTTCAAGCGGTGGGCGGCCCTTCCCGCCCCGGAATCCGGACGCAGTGCCCTGGGCTTCGAAGCGGTCTTCCGCCACCACGAAGACCTGCCGGTGATCCCGACCAAGCCCCCCGCCGAACCCGAACCCGATCCCGATGCGACCGACGCGGAGAATGCGGCGGCCATCGCCGCGTGGGAAAAGATGGTGCAGGACAACAAGGACACTGCGGCCGCGCTTGACGCTTTCCCCTTCACCGGGCGCAGCTTCGGCGGCAGCGCCAGCTACTACGGCGGCATCAAGGCCGTGGACGACTCGACCGTGATCCTCACCCTGCGCCGGCCACTGACCGGGCTCATCGACGCGCTCACGCTGCCCGGCTTCGGCCTGGCCTCCCCGCTGGCACTGATCACCCTGGACGCCAACACGGTCAACCCAGCCACCGGGCTCAGCTCCTTCGGCAAGTCCCCGGTCGGCACCGGCCCCTACCGCTTCGAGAGCTGGAACGGCGGCACGGTCAACCTGGATCGCAATACCGAACACTGGCTGCTGGCCGAGGAAAAGGCCGCCGGCCTGGACAAGGAGTCCACCCGGCCCGAGGTACTCCACTTCATCGAGCACCGCACCCCCTCCGGACGATTGCGGGCCTTGCTGCGCAAGGATATCGACGGCTTCGACATGGTCACGGTCGATGGGCTTCGCGACCTGGTCCGCGAGGGCCAACTGATCGTCCAGCGCGACCCATTCTCCGTGTCCTACCTGGGCATGAACAGCGCGAACGCGCAGCTGGCCGACCCGATCGTCCGTCAGGCCATCGCCCACGCCATCGATCGGCAGAAGCTGATCGGCCAGTTCTACATCGACGGGACCAAGGAAGCACGTGGCTTCGTCCCGCCCTCCCTGGGCATCAAGACGTCGGACACCTACTACGGCTACGACCTGCCCAAGGCCAAGGAGCTGCTCGCCCAGTCCGGCTACACCGGCGAGCCGATCCCGTTCCTGTACCCGCTGAACATCGCCCGGGCCTACCTGCCACTGCCCGAACTGATCTATGCCGAGCTTTCACGCCAGCTCACCGCCGCCGGACTGAACATCGTCCCGGTACCCATCGACTGGTCCAAGGGCTACCTGACGTCGGTGCTTTCCGGTGAACATCCGGGCCTGCACCTGCTGGGCTACAACGGGAGCTACCGCGATCCGGACGACTTCGTCGGCTCGCTCTTCGGATCCAAGCGGAACGAATTCGGCTACAACTCCCCCGCGGCCCGTGCACAGATCCTGTTGGCCCGCTCGATGCCCAATGGTCCGGAACGAGTTGCCGCCTACGAACAGCTCTCGGACCTCCTGGCCACCGACCTTCCCGCGATCCCGCTCACCTTCCCGATCTCGGCGCTGGCATTCGCGGACCGGGTCCGGTCCTATCCGTCCTCCCCGGTCTTGGATGAGGTCTTCGACAAGGTGACCCTCACCACTTAG
- a CDS encoding HAAS signaling domain-containing protein: MSIRLKISDRWNSFWYFQTLGFWLDPVPGKRRRAILAELRENLSEAVAVNGMTSALTELGQPRELARQYVELEPKGRPNWGLGALAVTVVFGLWLFGTLVYILGMLGTLESTGQHQAESSFLGVRLITVFTSSSMGVEFAGFAWPVIIFAVTAFVLFAAPWRVMTGKSRRRAA, from the coding sequence TTGAGCATCCGACTGAAAATTTCTGACCGCTGGAACAGCTTCTGGTATTTCCAGACGTTGGGATTCTGGCTCGACCCCGTTCCCGGAAAACGCAGGCGGGCCATCCTGGCCGAGCTGCGCGAGAACCTGAGCGAAGCGGTGGCCGTCAACGGAATGACATCGGCCCTGACCGAGCTGGGGCAGCCTCGCGAACTGGCCCGACAATACGTGGAGCTGGAGCCCAAGGGTCGTCCGAACTGGGGCCTCGGAGCCCTCGCTGTGACAGTTGTGTTCGGACTCTGGCTCTTCGGCACCCTCGTCTACATACTGGGCATGCTCGGGACTCTGGAATCAACGGGTCAGCACCAAGCCGAGTCGTCATTCCTCGGTGTGCGCCTAATCACTGTATTCACTTCGTCCTCGATGGGTGTCGAATTCGCTGGATTCGCATGGCCGGTCATTATTTTCGCCGTGACCGCCTTCGTCCTCTTCGCTGCCCCCTGGCGCGTCATGACAGGGAAGTCCCGGCGCCGGGCGGCATGA
- a CDS encoding low temperature requirement protein A, producing MMHKAPAVDGPAREPARIPGRVHWTELFFDLVFVVFVGQLAHGIHGDPGWVEFGTYVLLFFPAWWAWVNIVSIINLLPGLSSRALGLAMLAAMAAAGVMAAAAPEALGNRAWAFSLANAVLRTILLILWLYRHQETSNGIPWRIWAYNGGTAVLWFVAALLPFAAAVILWAAAIVAEVAMAALSGWFWAERGIAEINIEHAAERLGQFVIIVLGESVFTIVTELSDAWTPGAGLDASLGFAIVALLGWAFFHYGTGTMSAGLEALRSRSDYAGILQTTLFMPFLLVLGVTAIAGAIATAIPGPHDSLPLGSGICLGGGIALFYLTNAVVSLRYGQRPGTVLPWALPTVVLSLVLIPLSATVSSSAVLSAAVALLLLVTAYVELHGRIRRRARAATRPA from the coding sequence ATGATGCACAAGGCTCCGGCGGTGGACGGGCCAGCCCGCGAACCTGCTCGGATTCCGGGTCGCGTCCACTGGACGGAACTGTTTTTCGACCTGGTCTTCGTCGTCTTCGTCGGGCAGCTCGCCCATGGAATCCACGGTGACCCCGGCTGGGTCGAATTCGGCACCTACGTGCTGCTTTTCTTCCCCGCCTGGTGGGCATGGGTCAACATCGTTTCCATCATCAACCTCTTACCCGGGCTCTCCTCCCGAGCGCTCGGCCTGGCGATGCTAGCTGCCATGGCAGCCGCCGGCGTGATGGCAGCCGCAGCCCCGGAAGCGCTGGGCAACCGGGCCTGGGCCTTTTCGCTGGCAAACGCGGTACTGCGCACCATCTTGCTGATCCTGTGGCTCTACCGCCATCAGGAGACATCGAACGGCATCCCCTGGCGGATCTGGGCCTACAACGGCGGAACCGCCGTACTCTGGTTCGTCGCGGCGCTCCTGCCCTTCGCGGCAGCGGTGATTCTGTGGGCGGCTGCCATCGTGGCGGAGGTGGCCATGGCGGCGCTGAGTGGATGGTTCTGGGCCGAGCGCGGGATCGCCGAGATCAATATCGAACATGCGGCCGAGCGGCTGGGCCAGTTTGTCATCATCGTGCTGGGCGAATCGGTGTTCACCATTGTCACCGAGCTCTCCGATGCCTGGACACCCGGGGCCGGGCTGGATGCGTCGCTGGGATTCGCGATCGTGGCGCTGCTCGGGTGGGCCTTCTTCCACTACGGAACCGGAACCATGAGTGCCGGATTGGAGGCGCTGCGCTCACGTTCGGATTATGCCGGAATCTTGCAGACCACCCTGTTCATGCCGTTCCTGCTCGTACTGGGCGTGACGGCCATCGCCGGGGCCATCGCCACGGCCATCCCCGGGCCTCACGACAGCCTCCCCCTGGGTTCCGGGATCTGCCTCGGAGGCGGCATCGCCCTGTTTTACCTGACCAATGCCGTGGTGTCCCTGCGCTACGGGCAGCGCCCCGGCACGGTACTACCGTGGGCGCTGCCCACGGTAGTGCTCAGCCTGGTCCTGATCCCGCTGAGCGCCACGGTTTCGTCCAGCGCCGTCCTGAGCGCCGCGGTGGCCTTGCTGCTCCTGGTCACCGCCTATGTCGAGCTCCATGGCAGAATCCGGCGGAGGGCGAGGGCCGCCACGCGGCCCGCATAG